A region of Moorena producens PAL-8-15-08-1 DNA encodes the following proteins:
- a CDS encoding protein-disulfide reductase DsbD family protein, whose protein sequence is MLHQLLTWIIALALTLSTTLLPIAPASANPVQTENVEVQLISEVINIQPGTPFWVGLHFNINPGWHTYWRNPGDSGLGATLKWTLPPGFEVGDIIWPYPQRLPLEPLMNFGYEEEVTLLSQITPPANLATPDSLQLRVKADWLVCEVNCIPEEGTFNLTLPITSRPPLVNQNWAQVFEQARQALPKPSPWKVTVTIEPQDLTLQVEAPEMEEAQIQEVTFFPHQDGIISNPAPQNAELNQDGISLRLQRGYLRKLDPITGVLVIRESLDNQSVVQAFTIEAAVSNEIGKTAPTPTQPRWEVLLLALLGGIILNLMPCVFPVLSLKALNIVQKSQKSPKQVRRHAIAFTAGILVSFTVVASVLLILRSLGQQIGWGFQLQSPVFVTLMAYLMFAVGLSLSGVFIFGAFIMGIGQRLTTRSGYIGEFFTGVFATVVATPCTAPFMATALGVALTQSVPIAIAIFEMLGLGLALPYLAISFTPGLQRILPKPGAWMETFQQFLAFPMYAATAWLIWVLAQQTGTNGLAAALAGLILIAFATWLHQKTRLLPPLGKHLGSICALVALGFSLSLAQASTTTPTALTHNQNQGIKWQPYTAERLVKLRESGSPVFLNFSASWCITCLVNDRVALNQPETIAAFESKKIALLKADWTNRDPAITKALESFGRSGVPLYVLYPPDSEFTQPIILPQILSPEQVQRAIKNL, encoded by the coding sequence ATGTTGCACCAACTCCTCACCTGGATCATAGCCCTAGCCCTAACCCTCTCCACTACCTTACTACCCATTGCTCCTGCCTCGGCTAACCCAGTCCAAACCGAGAACGTCGAGGTGCAATTAATCAGCGAAGTCATCAACATTCAACCTGGAACCCCCTTCTGGGTAGGACTACACTTCAACATCAATCCCGGCTGGCACACCTATTGGCGAAACCCTGGTGACTCGGGTCTTGGAGCTACCCTGAAGTGGACCCTACCCCCCGGCTTTGAAGTGGGAGACATCATTTGGCCCTATCCCCAGCGGCTACCCCTTGAGCCATTAATGAACTTTGGCTATGAAGAAGAGGTTACCCTACTCAGCCAAATCACACCCCCAGCCAACCTAGCTACTCCCGATTCTCTCCAACTCCGAGTAAAAGCTGATTGGCTGGTCTGTGAAGTAAACTGTATTCCCGAAGAAGGCACCTTCAACCTCACCTTACCAATTACCTCTAGACCTCCCTTAGTCAACCAAAATTGGGCACAGGTATTTGAGCAAGCCCGTCAAGCTCTACCCAAACCCTCCCCATGGAAAGTCACGGTCACTATCGAACCACAAGACTTAACCCTGCAAGTAGAAGCCCCCGAAATGGAAGAGGCTCAAATCCAAGAGGTGACCTTTTTCCCACATCAAGACGGTATCATTAGCAACCCAGCGCCCCAAAACGCAGAACTTAATCAAGATGGAATCAGCTTGCGATTGCAGCGAGGCTATCTTAGGAAACTCGACCCCATCACTGGAGTGCTAGTGATTCGAGAATCCCTAGACAACCAATCCGTAGTTCAAGCCTTCACCATTGAAGCCGCAGTAAGCAATGAAATAGGCAAAACCGCCCCAACCCCAACCCAACCCCGATGGGAAGTGCTGCTGCTAGCACTACTCGGAGGCATAATCCTCAACCTGATGCCCTGTGTCTTCCCAGTGCTATCCCTCAAAGCACTCAACATAGTCCAAAAATCCCAGAAAAGTCCCAAGCAAGTGAGACGGCATGCGATCGCATTCACCGCAGGCATTCTCGTCAGTTTTACCGTAGTCGCCAGTGTGCTATTAATTTTGCGATCGCTAGGGCAACAAATCGGTTGGGGATTCCAGCTACAATCCCCCGTTTTCGTTACCTTAATGGCATATCTAATGTTTGCCGTTGGCTTAAGTCTATCGGGAGTCTTTATCTTCGGTGCTTTCATCATGGGAATTGGGCAACGATTAACCACTCGCTCAGGATACATAGGGGAATTTTTCACAGGAGTCTTTGCCACCGTAGTCGCCACTCCCTGCACCGCACCATTCATGGCAACCGCCCTGGGAGTAGCCCTGACCCAATCCGTACCGATAGCGATCGCAATCTTTGAAATGCTCGGTCTTGGGCTAGCCCTGCCCTACCTAGCCATTAGCTTCACCCCAGGATTGCAGCGTATTTTACCCAAACCAGGAGCATGGATGGAAACCTTCCAACAGTTTCTGGCATTCCCCATGTACGCTGCCACCGCCTGGTTAATCTGGGTATTAGCCCAGCAAACTGGAACCAACGGTTTAGCAGCCGCCCTAGCAGGACTAATCCTAATTGCCTTTGCCACTTGGCTGCACCAAAAAACCCGCCTACTCCCCCCTCTAGGAAAGCATCTTGGCTCAATCTGCGCCTTAGTCGCCCTAGGATTTTCCCTGAGCTTAGCCCAAGCTTCCACCACCACTCCTACTGCACTGACCCATAATCAAAATCAGGGAATCAAATGGCAACCCTATACCGCTGAACGACTAGTTAAACTAAGGGAATCAGGAAGCCCAGTATTCCTAAATTTCTCAGCATCCTGGTGCATTACCTGTCTAGTTAATGACCGTGTCGCCCTCAACCAGCCAGAAACCATAGCCGCCTTTGAGTCTAAAAAAATTGCCCTACTCAAAGCAGACTGGACTAATCGTGACCCAGCCATCACCAAAGCTCTAGAATCCTTCGGACGCAGTGGCGTACCCCTTTATGTCTTGTATCCACCAGACTCAGAATTTACCCAGCCTATTATACTACCTCAGATTCTATCCCCAGAGCAAGTTCAACGTGCCATCAAAAATCTATAG
- a CDS encoding redoxin domain-containing protein — translation MNNFLKLNGQKITTTGLVALALIITGCQNPPLSKDSKTTSPASTAIAASSPLQIDGKAPEFTGVDSNNTTHKLSDFKGKVVVLEWTNHQCPFVRKHYSSGNMQKLQKEATSKGVVWLSIISSAPGQQGHVTPQKANELIKSSSANPTAVIIDSEGTIGRLYQARTTPHMYVIDTDGVLKYMGAIDNKPSANPADVETATNYVQAAVDSVITNKPVETTVTQPYGCSVKYNS, via the coding sequence ATGAACAATTTTCTCAAATTAAACGGTCAGAAAATCACCACCACTGGATTAGTAGCCCTAGCCTTAATTATCACTGGATGCCAGAATCCTCCCCTCAGCAAAGATTCTAAAACTACAAGTCCAGCATCCACCGCAATTGCAGCATCATCACCATTACAGATTGATGGAAAAGCACCAGAATTCACTGGAGTTGACAGCAACAATACCACCCACAAGCTCAGTGATTTCAAAGGCAAAGTGGTAGTATTAGAATGGACTAATCACCAATGTCCCTTTGTCCGCAAACATTACAGCAGCGGTAACATGCAGAAACTTCAGAAAGAAGCCACCAGCAAGGGAGTAGTGTGGTTATCAATAATCTCCTCAGCTCCAGGACAGCAAGGTCATGTCACCCCTCAAAAAGCCAATGAATTGATTAAAAGCAGTAGCGCTAATCCCACAGCAGTAATTATAGACTCCGAAGGCACCATTGGTCGTCTATATCAGGCTCGCACCACACCCCATATGTATGTTATTGATACTGATGGAGTCTTGAAATACATGGGCGCAATTGATAATAAACCCTCAGCTAATCCAGCGGATGTAGAAACTGCTACCAACTATGTCCAAGCTGCTGTGGATAGTGTTATTACTAATAAACCTGTAGAAACAACAGTCACTCAGCCTTACGGTTGCTCGGTGAAATATAATAGTTAA
- a CDS encoding LysR family transcriptional regulator translates to MLSNIELNHLKTFLVVAEEMNFGRAAERLHIAQPPLSRQIKRLEESLGVQLFHRTKPQIQLTEAGRALVLEARRILKQVDLGVQVTQRASRGEIGQIILGFEGFSSADIVPLSIQTYKQQYPDVHIVAKEMSSGEQLQALLEQRIDLGFIVPRKVDESLMVETILREPLVLAVSETHPLASQEQVQLQQLQDEPFILGLNTDQCGLYSAVIRVCHQAGFTPEVSQVTNETQLMLGFVAAGMGIALLPNSIRRFRRDGVVYRSVQPSTAEIVLAIAWRITNPCPTLEQFLQVVRNTANIIDV, encoded by the coding sequence ATGCTATCTAACATTGAACTTAATCATCTTAAGACTTTTCTGGTCGTGGCGGAAGAGATGAATTTTGGGCGAGCTGCAGAGCGGCTTCATATTGCTCAACCGCCTTTGAGTCGTCAAATTAAACGCCTTGAGGAAAGCTTGGGGGTACAACTTTTTCATCGTACCAAGCCCCAGATTCAACTAACTGAAGCTGGTAGGGCGTTGGTGTTAGAGGCGCGAAGGATCCTGAAGCAGGTGGATTTGGGTGTTCAAGTTACTCAGCGAGCTAGTCGTGGGGAAATTGGCCAGATTATCTTGGGGTTTGAGGGGTTTTCTTCAGCTGATATTGTCCCGCTATCGATTCAAACTTATAAGCAGCAATACCCTGATGTACACATTGTGGCTAAGGAAATGTCAAGTGGGGAACAACTTCAGGCATTGTTGGAGCAACGGATTGATTTGGGTTTTATTGTGCCTCGCAAGGTAGATGAATCACTGATGGTGGAAACGATTCTGCGAGAACCGTTGGTGTTGGCGGTATCTGAAACTCATCCCCTAGCTAGTCAAGAACAGGTGCAACTACAGCAACTCCAGGATGAACCGTTCATTCTGGGATTAAATACTGATCAATGTGGTTTATATTCGGCGGTGATTCGTGTTTGTCACCAGGCTGGCTTTACTCCTGAGGTCAGTCAAGTAACCAATGAAACCCAACTGATGTTGGGATTTGTGGCAGCGGGTATGGGAATTGCTCTATTGCCCAATTCGATCAGACGTTTTCGTCGAGATGGGGTAGTTTATCGCTCAGTACAACCTTCTACGGCAGAAATTGTCTTAGCGATCGCATGGCGTATTACTAATCCTTGTCCTACTCTTGAGCAATTTTTACAAGTTGTTAGAAATACAGCGAATATAATTGATGTGTGA
- a CDS encoding nitroreductase family protein yields the protein MTTELSPSMGLKEAIEQRRAARSFRPDPIPKETLTEIFRLGVRSPSGFNLQPWRFIVIQEQANKEKLRACAFDQRQVTEAPVVLICCGDRRVTQTDYIESVIQLGKNVGGVNDAYADFMRSSIPQMFEYHVSFQSPETWTNRHTMLAVAHLMIVAKSFGVDTCPMEGFVSAQVKEAFNIPAEVDVCCLLPMGYASEPFKLYGGRFDIEQVYYGESFGESFQV from the coding sequence ATGACCACTGAATTATCACCATCAATGGGATTAAAGGAAGCAATAGAACAGCGTCGTGCTGCCCGTTCTTTTCGTCCTGATCCAATTCCCAAAGAAACCTTAACAGAAATTTTTCGCTTAGGAGTGCGATCGCCCTCCGGTTTTAATTTACAACCCTGGCGCTTTATAGTCATACAGGAGCAAGCTAACAAAGAAAAGTTAAGAGCCTGTGCCTTTGATCAGCGTCAAGTAACAGAAGCTCCAGTTGTATTAATTTGTTGTGGCGATCGCCGAGTTACTCAAACCGATTACATTGAATCGGTGATTCAACTTGGTAAAAATGTTGGTGGAGTCAATGATGCTTATGCAGATTTTATGCGTAGCTCAATTCCTCAAATGTTTGAGTATCATGTCTCCTTTCAATCCCCCGAAACCTGGACAAATCGTCACACTATGTTAGCCGTTGCTCATTTAATGATTGTGGCAAAAAGCTTTGGGGTTGATACCTGTCCCATGGAAGGATTTGTATCTGCTCAGGTTAAAGAAGCATTTAACATTCCTGCGGAAGTAGATGTGTGTTGTTTACTCCCCATGGGATACGCCAGTGAACCCTTTAAACTCTATGGTGGACGGTTTGATATCGAACAAGTTTACTATGGCGAGAGCTTTGGAGAATCATTCCAAGTCTAG
- a CDS encoding pirin family protein gives MTGTTNNQKVIKIRKSSERGHAHYGWLDSYHTFSFANYYDPAHMGFRQLRVINQDRIEGGTGFGTHFHRDMEIISYVLEGALEHKDTLGNTTVIRPGEVQRMSAGKGIAHSEYNYSATDIAHFFQIWILPNQTGLRPSYEQKFYAPEEKQNQLRLVASEDGRDGSVSIHQDVNLYGTNLDAGASVITHANQDRHIWVQVARGQVKLDNYLLQAGDGAAIYQAESVMLVGQEQAEVLLFDLA, from the coding sequence ATGACTGGAACCACAAACAATCAGAAAGTAATCAAAATTCGGAAATCCTCTGAAAGAGGACATGCTCATTACGGTTGGCTCGATTCTTACCACACCTTTTCCTTTGCTAACTATTACGATCCCGCTCATATGGGATTTCGCCAACTGCGGGTAATTAATCAAGACCGGATTGAAGGTGGAACTGGATTTGGAACTCACTTCCATAGAGATATGGAAATTATTTCCTATGTCCTAGAAGGAGCCCTTGAGCACAAAGATACCCTTGGTAATACAACAGTTATTCGTCCTGGTGAAGTGCAACGGATGAGTGCAGGAAAAGGTATTGCCCACAGCGAGTATAATTATTCAGCCACTGATATCGCCCATTTTTTTCAAATCTGGATTTTACCGAATCAAACCGGATTAAGACCAAGCTACGAGCAGAAATTTTATGCACCAGAAGAAAAGCAGAATCAATTAAGACTAGTTGCTTCAGAGGATGGACGGGATGGTTCTGTGAGCATTCATCAAGATGTTAATCTCTATGGTACGAATCTGGATGCTGGTGCATCAGTAATAACCCATGCTAATCAAGATCGTCATATTTGGGTACAAGTAGCACGAGGTCAGGTCAAGTTAGATAATTACTTGCTACAAGCTGGTGATGGTGCTGCTATTTATCAAGCGGAATCTGTGATGTTAGTGGGTCAAGAGCAAGCAGAAGTGTTGCTGTTTGATTTGGCTTGA
- the patD gene encoding heterocyst frequency control protein PatD gives MLSQSHDQALREFQQALEQMYCQVDPDDVARSALQEQFQALKGLFITQIASISASDIPLDYVSRWQSLKTEIYKQIRLLENDLMLLQASRSAETAKLRQKGVCDRIQTLIQYCQGWLQQSQEQP, from the coding sequence ATGTTATCTCAATCACATGATCAAGCATTACGGGAATTCCAACAAGCCCTAGAACAAATGTACTGTCAAGTTGACCCTGATGATGTGGCCCGATCAGCACTTCAGGAGCAGTTTCAAGCACTAAAGGGGCTGTTTATCACTCAGATCGCTAGTATTAGTGCCTCAGACATACCTCTGGATTATGTCTCTCGATGGCAGTCCCTAAAAACCGAAATTTACAAACAGATCCGATTATTGGAAAATGACCTGATGCTTCTGCAGGCATCCCGGAGTGCTGAGACAGCCAAATTAAGGCAGAAAGGAGTATGCGATCGCATACAGACCCTGATTCAGTACTGCCAAGGGTGGTTGCAACAATCTCAGGAACAACCATAA
- a CDS encoding RelA/SpoT family protein — MDAIATYSILNFNVKIPDWLQDSLRAASSAADEPVGDHTLLIAEAFKFAYQLHEGQYRKSGEPYIAHPIAVADLLRDLGGNSTMIAAGFLHDVVEDTEITPEEIESRFGVEVRNLVEGVTKLSKFNFSSKTERQAENFRRMFLAMAADIRVIVVKLADRLHNMRTLEYLKPEKQVQIAQETRDIFAPLANRLGIGRFKWELEDLAFKYLETNAYREIQSLVSERRSDREQRLKEVSELLRERIHKTGVHCVDISSRPKHLYGIYQKMQRQNKGFHEIYDIAAMRVIVESKEECYRALAVVHDLFRPIPGRFKDYIGLPKPNRYQSLHTGVIGFNGRPIEVQIRTLEMHHVAEWGIAAHWKYKETGGSHTTKFTADDEKLTWLRQLLEWQKDLKDAQEYMENIKDNLFDEDVYVFTPDGDVVALSRGATAVDFAYRIHTEVGNHCAGVRVNGEWRVLDCPLKNGDIVEILTTKNAHPSLDWLNFVVTASARNRIRQWFKRSHREENVARGRELLEKELGKKGFEALLKSAPMQIVAERCNYHKVEDLLAGLGHGAVTLNFVVKRLREELHAGLDNEPEESEVIQEYSSSTSIHLQSQLPSKKHPIAGVEGLLYRLAACCNPLPGESIIGVVTRTKGISIHRQGCVNVENVLGERLVPVSWNPTDIDNGRPQTYPVNLQIEVIDRVGVFKDILSRLSDQNINVRKAQVKTQYGKPALIDLCIDLLDHQQLKCSFAKIQQMSDVLNIRRVSQVEECN, encoded by the coding sequence ATGGACGCGATCGCCACCTACTCTATTTTGAATTTTAACGTTAAGATTCCTGACTGGCTGCAAGATTCCCTAAGAGCCGCCTCATCAGCGGCAGATGAACCAGTCGGTGATCATACTTTGTTAATCGCTGAGGCATTTAAATTTGCTTACCAACTCCATGAAGGTCAGTACCGCAAATCAGGAGAGCCTTACATTGCCCATCCGATTGCAGTGGCTGATTTATTAAGGGATTTGGGAGGCAACTCTACTATGATAGCGGCTGGATTCCTGCATGATGTAGTTGAAGATACGGAAATTACTCCAGAAGAAATAGAATCCCGGTTCGGAGTGGAGGTACGAAATTTAGTAGAAGGGGTAACCAAACTATCTAAATTCAACTTCTCCAGTAAAACTGAGCGTCAAGCCGAGAACTTCCGCCGGATGTTCCTCGCCATGGCAGCAGATATCAGGGTAATCGTTGTCAAACTGGCAGATCGATTACATAATATGCGGACCTTGGAATACTTGAAGCCAGAAAAACAGGTTCAGATTGCCCAAGAAACCCGAGATATCTTTGCCCCCCTAGCCAATCGGTTAGGAATTGGTCGCTTTAAATGGGAACTAGAAGATTTAGCCTTTAAGTATCTCGAAACAAATGCTTATCGGGAAATTCAGTCATTGGTATCAGAAAGACGCTCAGACCGGGAACAGCGCCTGAAGGAAGTCTCAGAACTTTTGCGAGAGCGGATTCATAAAACCGGTGTTCATTGCGTTGATATTAGTAGTCGCCCCAAGCACCTGTATGGGATATATCAGAAAATGCAGCGCCAGAACAAGGGGTTTCATGAAATCTATGATATTGCTGCCATGCGGGTGATTGTGGAAAGCAAAGAGGAATGCTACCGAGCCTTAGCCGTTGTTCATGATCTGTTCAGACCAATTCCAGGTCGGTTTAAAGATTATATTGGTTTACCCAAACCCAATCGCTATCAATCCCTCCATACCGGAGTGATTGGGTTTAATGGTCGCCCGATCGAAGTCCAAATTCGCACCCTGGAAATGCACCATGTGGCGGAATGGGGTATTGCTGCTCACTGGAAGTATAAGGAAACTGGTGGCTCTCATACTACCAAATTCACGGCTGATGATGAAAAGCTGACTTGGCTGCGGCAGTTATTGGAATGGCAGAAAGACCTGAAAGATGCTCAGGAATACATGGAAAACATCAAAGATAACTTATTTGATGAAGATGTCTATGTATTTACACCAGATGGTGACGTAGTCGCTTTGAGTCGGGGGGCAACTGCCGTAGACTTCGCCTATCGGATTCATACCGAGGTGGGAAACCATTGTGCTGGTGTACGAGTTAATGGTGAGTGGCGGGTACTCGATTGTCCTCTAAAGAATGGGGATATTGTAGAAATTCTCACCACCAAAAACGCTCACCCTAGTCTAGATTGGCTCAACTTTGTGGTAACAGCCAGTGCCAGAAATCGTATTCGGCAATGGTTTAAGCGATCGCATCGGGAAGAAAATGTGGCTCGGGGTCGGGAACTCTTAGAGAAGGAACTTGGGAAAAAAGGATTTGAAGCCTTGCTCAAATCAGCACCAATGCAAATTGTGGCGGAGCGCTGTAACTACCACAAAGTAGAGGATTTACTGGCTGGTCTGGGTCACGGTGCAGTGACGCTCAACTTTGTAGTGAAACGACTACGGGAAGAACTACATGCTGGTTTAGACAATGAGCCAGAAGAAAGTGAAGTGATCCAAGAGTATTCTAGCTCTACCTCCATTCATCTCCAATCCCAACTTCCTAGTAAGAAACATCCTATTGCTGGTGTAGAAGGACTACTGTATCGCCTGGCTGCATGTTGTAACCCCTTACCGGGAGAATCCATTATTGGGGTAGTCACTCGCACTAAGGGGATTTCCATTCATCGGCAAGGATGTGTGAATGTGGAAAATGTTTTAGGAGAAAGACTAGTACCGGTCAGCTGGAATCCCACTGATATCGATAACGGACGTCCCCAAACCTACCCAGTAAATCTGCAAATTGAAGTGATTGACCGGGTTGGTGTCTTCAAAGACATTCTATCTCGCTTAAGTGACCAAAACATTAATGTCCGTAAAGCTCAAGTCAAAACTCAGTATGGCAAACCAGCTCTAATTGACCTGTGCATTGATCTTCTCGATCACCAACAACTCAAGTGCAGTTTCGCCAAAATCCAACAAATGAGCGATGTGTTAAATATCCGGCGTGTTTCTCAGGTGGAGGAATGTAATTGA